From one Candoia aspera isolate rCanAsp1 chromosome 17, rCanAsp1.hap2, whole genome shotgun sequence genomic stretch:
- the HAX1 gene encoding HCLS1-associated protein X-1, producing the protein MSVFDLFRGFFGFRGERRTPDPFWGAFTRDDEDEDDEDDEDDLGFRENHFSPDGFSFGFTFEPGGIHFDDHFGFEQLFQDFNNFFSDVGARSLPPPSFEFPCPETPSPPAGHPLEKGQTLRDSMLKCPDSHRPGVEEGPNPPISERRPWPPFRGLPETQLDTADLKDSPKEDGDLDSQVTSKGLQVILPPAQPRSYFKSVSVTKVVAPDGTVEERRTVRDSQGHEETVVTRSRGESTLGPDDGPRHPAPFSSRQDGDMSDTDSILNTFFRRWFPNR; encoded by the exons ATGAGCGTCTTCGACCTCTTCCGCGGCTTCTTCGGCTTCCGCGGGGAGCGGAG GACCCCCGACCCCTTTTGGGGGGCATTCACCCGGGATGACGAGGACGAGGACGACGAGGACGACGAGGATGATCTGGGTTTTAGAGAAAATCACTTTTCCCCCGACGGCTTCAGTTTCGGCTTTACTTTCGAGCCGGGCGGCATTCACTTCGACGACCATTTTGGCTTCGAGCAGCTTTTCCAAGATTTTAACAACTTCTTCAGCGACGTAGGAGCCCGGAGTCTGCCTCCCCCATCTTTTG AATTCCCTTGCCCGGAAACGCCCTCGCCACCAGCCGGCCACCCCCTTGAGAAGGGACAGACTCTGCGGGATTCAATGCTGAAATGCCCAGACAGCCATCGCCCTGGAGTAGAAGAGGGTCCAAATCCTCCAATTTCAGAGAGGAGGCCCTGGCCCCCTTTCCGGGGG CTTCCGGAGACCCAGCTGGACACCGCTGATTTGAAAGATTCTCCCAAAGAAGATGGAG ATCTTGATTCTCAGGTTACTTCCAAAGGCTTGCAAGTAATTCTTCCCCCAGCCCAACCCAGGTCCTATTTCAAAAGCGTCTCGGTCACAAAAGTGGTGGCACCGGATGGG ACCGTTGAAGAACGCCGGACTGTACGTGACAGCCAGGGCCATGAGGAGACGGTTGTCACCCGGAGCAGGGGGGAATCAACTTTGGGGCCTGATGATGGCCCAA GGCATCCAGCCCCCTTCAGCTCCCGGCAGGATGGGGACATgagcgacacggattccattctgAACACCTTTTTCCGCCGCTGGTTTCCAAACCGGTAG